In Artemia franciscana chromosome 8, ASM3288406v1, whole genome shotgun sequence, a genomic segment contains:
- the LOC136030725 gene encoding uncharacterized protein LOC136030725 — protein sequence MDFGDKERRPSNEEETEIGIIGKGLNHKKQICIEKGNTLHLTAYQISKLIRRPSNEEETKIGITDEEIGVIDEELKYKKHMCKEKRNRLHLTAYQTSKLNRKITFLYECDKCDFYTVIIERLK from the exons ATGGATTTTGGAGACAAGGAAAG GAGGCCAAGCAACGAAGAAGAAACCGAAATTGGTATTATTGGCAAAGGATTGAaccacaaaaaacaaatttgtatagAAAAGGGGAACACACTCCACTTGACGGCATATCAGATATCAAAGCTAATCAG GAGGCCAAGCAACgaagaagaaactaaaattgGAATTACTGACGAAGAAATTGGTGTTATTGACGAAgaattgaagtacaaaaaacATATGTGTAAAGAAAAGCGTAACAGACTCCACTTGACGGCATATCAGACATCGAAGCTAAACAGGAAAATAACCTTTCTTTATGAATGCGATAAATGTGACTTTTATACTGTAATTATTGAACGCTTAAAGtaa